A portion of the Bulleidia sp. zg-1006 genome contains these proteins:
- a CDS encoding ABC transporter ATP-binding protein codes for MIKTLVKSLREYKFPTILTPLFVAGETLLEALIPYVISLLVNDIKAGSGLPIIFSYAWKLIALSLIALLFGYLAGIYSAKASTGFSKNLRHDVFENIQNFSFNNIDKFSSASLVTRLTTDIQTVQMAVMMIIRMAVRAPLNIIFSFTLAYVMGGSMALIFLFVAPILFFGLILIIKIVMPIFKKAFPKYDDLNHSVEENILGIRVVKSFVREDEEIKKFNVSSENIRTLFTKAERILALNNPLMSISIYIVVIFVMIVGSERIITTGGQALDIGQFATLLTYSFQILVSLMMLSMVFVMLTFSEESMERVSEVLLEKSDLVSPENAIEQVQDGSIDFEHVSFSYSKDANEKVLEDINVHIKPGEVIGIIGGTGSSKSSLVQLIARLYDVNEGSVKVGGVDVRNYNLFSLREEVAMVLQKNVLFSGTIADNIRWGNKDASLEEVKEVCHLACADEFIDQMPKAYDTWIEQGGTNVSGGQKQRLCIARALLKKPKILILDDSTSAVDTKTDALIRKAMRTYIPETTKIIIAQRTSSVEDADRVIVLEDGRINAIGTSEELLKTNEIYREVYLSQNKQGTETISEEVA; via the coding sequence ATGATTAAAACTTTAGTAAAAAGCTTACGTGAATATAAATTTCCGACCATTTTAACACCATTATTCGTTGCTGGCGAAACACTGTTAGAAGCTTTAATTCCTTATGTAATATCATTATTGGTTAATGATATTAAAGCAGGATCAGGATTACCAATTATTTTTAGCTATGCGTGGAAGTTGATAGCCTTATCCTTGATAGCACTTTTGTTTGGCTATTTAGCAGGTATCTATTCAGCCAAGGCATCGACAGGCTTTTCCAAGAATTTACGTCATGATGTGTTTGAGAACATTCAAAATTTCTCGTTTAACAATATTGATAAATTCTCAAGTGCTTCCCTAGTGACTCGATTGACCACCGATATTCAAACCGTTCAAATGGCGGTTATGATGATTATTCGTATGGCGGTTCGTGCTCCATTGAATATTATTTTCTCATTTACACTGGCTTATGTGATGGGTGGATCGATGGCTCTTATTTTCTTGTTTGTGGCACCGATTCTATTTTTCGGCTTAATTCTAATTATTAAAATTGTTATGCCGATATTTAAAAAAGCTTTCCCTAAGTATGATGATTTAAACCACTCGGTTGAAGAAAACATTCTCGGAATTCGTGTTGTTAAGTCATTTGTTCGTGAAGATGAGGAAATTAAGAAGTTCAATGTTTCTTCGGAAAACATTCGTACTTTATTTACAAAAGCGGAACGAATTTTAGCTTTGAACAACCCATTAATGTCCATTTCTATTTATATTGTTGTGATTTTTGTCATGATTGTTGGATCGGAAAGAATTATCACAACCGGTGGTCAAGCCTTGGATATTGGTCAGTTTGCGACCTTGTTGACATATAGTTTCCAAATCTTAGTTTCATTAATGATGCTATCGATGGTATTTGTGATGCTAACATTCTCAGAAGAATCAATGGAACGTGTTTCTGAGGTTTTGTTAGAAAAGAGCGATTTAGTTTCGCCTGAAAATGCGATTGAACAAGTTCAGGATGGCTCAATTGATTTTGAGCATGTTTCCTTCTCCTATTCAAAAGATGCCAATGAAAAAGTTTTAGAAGACATCAATGTACATATTAAACCGGGGGAAGTCATCGGTATTATAGGTGGAACCGGTTCTTCAAAATCTTCGTTAGTACAGCTAATTGCTCGTTTGTATGATGTGAACGAAGGTTCGGTTAAAGTCGGTGGTGTGGATGTTCGGAATTACAATCTTTTTAGTCTACGTGAAGAAGTAGCGATGGTCCTACAAAAGAATGTCTTATTCTCAGGCACGATTGCGGATAACATTCGTTGGGGAAATAAAGATGCCAGTTTAGAAGAAGTAAAAGAGGTTTGTCACTTAGCCTGTGCAGATGAATTCATTGATCAAATGCCTAAGGCTTATGATACATGGATTGAACAAGGCGGTACGAATGTTTCTGGTGGTCAGAAGCAGCGTTTATGTATTGCCAGAGCTTTATTAAAGAAACCAAAGATATTGATTTTAGATGATAGTACTTCTGCTGTAGATACAAAGACAGACGCTTTAATTCGTAAGGCGATGCGAACTTATATTCCTGAAACAACGAAGATTATCATTGCTCAAAGAACATCATCCGTAGAAGATGCAGACCGTGTGATTGTCCTTGAAGATGGTCGTATCAATGCGATTGGAACAAGTGAAGAATTGCTTAAGACAAACGAAATTTATCGTGAAGTTTATCTATCACAGAATAAACAAGGGACAGAAACCATTAGTGAGGAGGTGGCTTAA